GTGATAATGAAGCCAGCAAAATTTATGTCAGGAATAAAATAAAAGCATGCAATGAAACAGGGATAAAGTCCTATGCTTATTATTTGCAAGAAACAACTGAAGAAAACGAAATCCTGCAATTAATAGAAGCACTCAATAATGATTCTAATATTCATGGAATTTTAGTACAGCTTCCTTTGCCCTCACATATTAACGAAAAAAAGATAATTGCTGCAATCAATCCTGAAAAGGATGTTGACGGTTTTTGTGCGGTTAATTTGGGAAAATTGTTTATGGGCGAAAAAGATGTACTTGCTCCATGCACCCCTTCTGGAATAATAGAAATCTTAAAAAGAAGTAATATAGAAATTTGCGGTAAAAAAGCTGTGATTGTAGGCAGAAGCAATATTGTAGGAAAACCTACGGCTTTATTGATGCTAAGAGAAAACGCAACCGTGACAATAGCTCACAGTAAGACTCAAGATCTAGGTGAAATAACATCAACTGCAGATATTTTGATTGTTGCTGCAGGTAAGCAGGAACTCATATCTCCTTCAATGGTAAAAAAAGGAGCTGTAGTAATTGATGTCGGAATTCATAGAACTGATGATGGTCTAAAAGGCGATGTACAGTTTGATGGAGTATCCAAAGTCGTTAAGGCAATAACTCCTGTTCCTGGCGGTGTAGGACCAATGACTATTGCTATGCTTTTAAAGAATACTTTAATTGCCGCCAAGAAGCTTATAAAAGCATGAGAACATATTCTGTTTTTCAATTAAGTTCATATATAAAAAATGTGATTGACAGCGAAGAGCTATTAAAAAATATCACAATTTGCGGAGAAATCACTAATTTTAAAATAACCGGTAGAAACGCTTATTTTACTCTTAAAGACGATCAAGCTCAAATTTCTTGTGTATTTTTTGAATATACCTCTGATTATTTTATTAAAGAGGGAGATAAAGTTAATTGCAAAGGTTCTCCTTCATATTATGTCAAAGGCGGAAAACTAAATTTTATTGCATCGTCTATTGAGCCATGCGGAGAAGGAGAAGAGTATTTAAAACTACTTCAACTAAAGAACAAGCTTCAAAGTGAAGGCTTATTTGATAGAAAAATTCCCATGCCAAGATCAATTAAGAAAATAGGAGTTGTAACAAGTGCTGACGGTGCTGCAATATATGATATTATCAGTGTGGTAAGAAGGCGCGATAAAAGCGTAAATATTGCCTTATATCCTGTTAAAGTACAAGGAATAGGTGCCGAAATTGAAATATCTCAAGCAATAAAAGAGCTTGATGAATATCCTGAAGTTGATTGTATTTTGGTTACAAGAGGCGGAGGATCTTTTGAGGACTTATCTGCGTTTAATACGGAAGAAGTTGCACGAAGTGTTGCCGAATGTAAAAAGTTTATCGTTTCAGCTGTAGGGCATGAAATAGACTATACATTGTGTGACTTTGCAGCAGACTTGAGAATGCCTACTCCAAGTGCAGCTGCTGAAATCTTGACCAAAAATGTTCAGGAAATAGTATATGATCTAAAAAACGATGTCAAATATTTGAATAAATATATCAATGAATTATTTGATTATAATACATCAGAATTGAAATATTCAATATATAATTTGAGTTCGGCGATTCAAAATAAACTTTATTTGGGCAGAGATAAGATTTTGTCTAAAGCCAACAAGTTACAAAATATATCATTTTTTAACGACAAATATAATGAACTCAATCAAAATATTTTAAGGTTAAAAGCTAATGATCCAAAAAAGATATTATCTTTAGGCTATGCCAAGGTTTACAAAGATAATAAAAGCATTAATTCAATACAAGATATAAATAAAGGCGACAATATTAATTTGTTTTTTGCTGACGGCAAGACGACAGCAAATATTTCAGATACACCGCAAAAATATAAAACTGATGAGGCAACATTATGAAATTTGAAGAAGCAATTGATCAATTAAATGAAATAATAGATAAGCTTGAAAACAAAAATACCCAATTAGATGAAGGCATTGAACTTTATCAAAAAGGTTTGGAATTAACAAGATTTTGTCTTAATTCCTTGGAAGAAGCAAAAGGTAAAATCACTTTAATAAAAAAAGAGTTTACTCAGCTTATCGAAAAGCCTTTTGGAGAAGAGAATTAATGGTTGTTTTTTGGGACGGATTTGAAAAAGATCTTAGAGATTTTGAAAAATATCTCAAGCAATATTTTGATGAGCATTTTGAAGATGGAGAATTTAAAAAAGTAGTTGGTTACAGCCTTATAGATATTGGCGGTAAGCGAGTTCGTCCTTTATTATTGATAAAAACGGCTTTATCAGCAGGTGCGAACTGCCAAAGTATTTATAATCTAGCTGTTGCTTTAGAATGCATTCACACTTATTCTCTTATTCATGATGATTTGCCTAGCATGGATAATGATACTTATAGACGAGGTTTTTTGAGTGTTCACGCAAAATACGGCGAGGCACTTGCAGTATTAAGCGGTGATGCATTGCTCAATTTCGCTTATGAAGTGCTTTTTGATGCCGCATTAGATAATCAATCAAGAAAAGCAGCCAAAATAATAGCAGATTTTGCAGGGCATAAGGGTATGATAAAAGGTCAAGTTCTTGATTTGAGCTTGGTAAAATCTCAATATCAGGATGAAAAAGAATATATCTTTCAAGTGCATCTTAATAAAACAGCAGCTTTAATTAGGGCGGCTGTTAATGCTGGCGCAATAATAGCTAATGTTGATGAAAAAGAACTGTCAAAACTAGATGAATTTGCATGCAACATGGGGATGTGTTTTCAGGTGTATGACGATATAAGCGATTATCAGACAGATCAAAATAAATATACCTATCCTAAGGTTTTTGGACTTGAAAATTCATTAAAAGAAGCTCAAAAATACAAGGAAAAATCAAAAAAAGCATTAGATGGATTAGAAAACAAATACCCGCATTTATTACAGATGATATCCAAATTTGGTCCTGAGATGTTTTAATTTGATTTTTCTATATAATGTTAATATAATGTAAAAAGGCATTTATTGAATTTATGCCATTTATATGATATAATTATTATAGGTTTTAGAGGTGCAGTATCCTAGTCAGGAACTGTCAATCGAAGACGAGGTTAAAATTTCGTCAGCGGCATATCGATGAAGCTTCTTGTGATGGCTTTTGTTGCCCAAACAGGGGCTGTTGCTGGAAGAAGGGATAATGGGCAATCCATAACGGCATATGGAAACTGACCCAATATTCCGTTGAGGTCACATTAGGTTGTAAAATTTAGTTTTACTACTTTTTGTGAATTAAACCTGCTATGCGGTAGAAATGCTGTGTACAGTGTAGCCTGCCTTGAGTGTTGCGGGCGGATTAAGGAACTACGTTTGGTATAAGCTGGCCAACTTTATCAAGCGATCGCCTTATGAAACTTGTGATGCAAAAGAGGATAAGATTGATAGGGAATGTTGAAGGAAAGCTTCTAGGCTGTTATTCTTAGACATATTAGGGATTATAGTGTGAACTAATAGGCGATTCAGTTTTCCGATTGGCAACAACGGAATATGCGGTTTAAAAGTAAACTGCCTCTTCGGCAACGGGAGGTACTGCATAGGGAAATCCTACTGAACCTTATGTCGCAAGGTTTACTTAATATGTTACCTCTATAAGCTATTTTTATTGGACGGCGAAGTATATGAGAATGTTTATTTTAATATTTTCATATAATTCGCCGTCCAAATAGTAATACTAATCAAGAAGGATTTTTTTGCTGTGGAAGAAGGCGATAGCGATAATTCTAATAATACTAATAACCATTTAGAACAAGAACATCAGGATCAAAAAGATCAAAATCAAAAAAAGAAAAAAGAAAAACCGAAATCAAGTTCTAAATTATGGCCGTTAAAGGCATTTTTTATAACAATCTTTCTTTCGGTTTTATTTAATATAATATCGTCTGCAATTATGACTGATACTAAAATTACGATAATTATTATTGTAATAGTAGTGCTCATAGTAGTAGGCGTTATATTTGATATGGTAGGCATGGCGGTAGCATCGTGTGAGCCAAAACCGTTTTACTCGATGGCAGCTAGAAAGGTAAAAGGTGCAAAAGTCTGCCTAAAACTTATTAAAAACAGCGATATTGTAGGGAGTATTTGTTCGGATATTATAGGTGATATCTGCAACATTATTAGTGGTGCTGCATCTGCAACTTTGATTTTAGTTGTTACAGCTAATTCTAATAATTTTTTATCTAGTGTGATCTCTATAGCGATAACGGCTGTTTTAGCGGCAGTAACAGTAGGTTTTAAAGCTGTTTTTAAAAAGATTGCAGTTTCTAAGAGTGTAGAAATAGTAACGGGCGTAGGAAAAATTTTGTCGATTTTCTCACGCAATAAGTAATGCTGGTGAAATACTTATGCCAATTTTGGATAGAATAAATGGGCCTCAAGATATAAAATCACTTGATATATATGAATTAAAACTATTAAGCGAAGAAATACGAAAATGTTTGATTGACACTATTACCGTTACAGGTGGACATCTTGCATCTAATCTTGGCGTAGTGGAATTAACTCTTGCTTTATATTATGTTTTCAACCCTCCCTATGATAAATTTATTTGGGATGTAGGGCATCAGGCATATATTCATAAAATCTTGTCAGGACGAAAAGACCGACTAAACACGATTCGTTCGTATCAGGGACTTAGCGGTTTTCCTAATCGTGATGAAAGCGAATATGATATTTTTAATACAGGTCATGCCAGCACATCTATTTCTGCAGGGCTTGGAATTGCGCGCGGACGAGATATCAAACATGAAAATTATAATGTCATTTCAATAATTGGCGATGGTGCAATGACAGGAGGAATGGCTTTTGAAGCACTTAATGATTTGGGCGCTTCAAAAACAAAAATGATTATTATTCTTAACGATAATAATATGTCGATATCGCCAAATGTAGGTGGTCTTAATAAGTATTTGTCACGAGTTCGTCTTAGCAAAAATTATGCTTCTTTAAAATTAAAAACTCTTAAAATAATAAATCAACTGCCGATAGTGGGCAAGCCGTTAGGAAGGATGTTAAACAGAGCAAGGGATAATTTGAAATTTGCTTTAATTAACGGCAAAATGTTTGAGCAATTTGGTTTAAAATATATAGGACCGATTGATGGTCATGATTTGGAAAGCATAATTGAATTTTTAAATCATTCAAAAGAAATAGACGAACCTGTATTATTACATATTATCACTCAAAAAGGCAAGGGCTTGCCGTGTGCAGAAAAAAATCCAGTCGAATACCATGGTTTGAGTTCGGCGCATAACTTAAGCAATGGTCATTCATTTTCAAAAGCTTTTGGCAAGACGCTCAGCAGACTGGCTTCTCAAAATCAATCTATAACTGCTATTACTGCAGCAATGGCAGAAGGAACAGGACTTGAAATTTTTCAAAAAAATCATCCTGATAGATTTTTTGATGTTGCAATTTGTGAAGAGCATGCTGTAACGATGGCTGCAGGACTTGCTGCTTCAGGGTTGAAACCTTATGTAGCTATTTATTCAACATTTTTACAGCGTAGCTTTGACCAGATTTTACATGACGTGTGTCTTATGAAACTGCCGGTTACATTTTGTTTGGATCGTGCAGGAATAGTAGGAGCAGACGGTGTTACTCATCAAGGCATATACGACCTTTCATATTTATCCATAATGCCTGATATGACTATTACTTCACCCAAAGATATAAAAGAATTAGAAATGATTCTTGAATGGTCGGTGGATTTTAAAGCGCCTTTGGCTATTAGATATCCCAAAGATAGCGTGATAAATATCGATATTCATACTCCAATAGAATACGGAAAATGGGAATATATTCAATCATCAAAGTCCAATATTTTTGTAATTGCCACTGGCGGACAGATGCTAAAGCTAAGCCTAGAAATTGCAAAAGAACTTGAAAATAAAAATATAAATTTAAATATTATTAATGCACGTTTTATAAAACCGCTTGACTATGCTTTTTTGGATAATTTATCAGATGAATCTTATATAATTACAATGGAAGATAATATTTTGCAAGGCGGATTGGGTGCAAGTATAGCAAATTATCTTGTTGAAAAAAATAAAAAATTCAAAATTAAGCATTATGCTATGCCTAAAAAGGTTGCAATATTAGGTACGATAGAAGAAGTTTATAAGGCACTTGGTTTTACAGCTGAAAAGATTTCTAAAGAATTATTAGACTTTATAGGTTAATTATTAAAAAGGCTATACATTTTTGTATAGCCTTTTAATATT
The sequence above is drawn from the Clostridia bacterium genome and encodes:
- the xseB gene encoding exodeoxyribonuclease VII small subunit, with protein sequence MKFEEAIDQLNEIIDKLENKNTQLDEGIELYQKGLELTRFCLNSLEEAKGKITLIKKEFTQLIEKPFGEEN
- a CDS encoding polyprenyl synthetase family protein, with protein sequence MVVFWDGFEKDLRDFEKYLKQYFDEHFEDGEFKKVVGYSLIDIGGKRVRPLLLIKTALSAGANCQSIYNLAVALECIHTYSLIHDDLPSMDNDTYRRGFLSVHAKYGEALAVLSGDALLNFAYEVLFDAALDNQSRKAAKIIADFAGHKGMIKGQVLDLSLVKSQYQDEKEYIFQVHLNKTAALIRAAVNAGAIIANVDEKELSKLDEFACNMGMCFQVYDDISDYQTDQNKYTYPKVFGLENSLKEAQKYKEKSKKALDGLENKYPHLLQMISKFGPEMF
- the xseA gene encoding exodeoxyribonuclease VII large subunit; protein product: MRTYSVFQLSSYIKNVIDSEELLKNITICGEITNFKITGRNAYFTLKDDQAQISCVFFEYTSDYFIKEGDKVNCKGSPSYYVKGGKLNFIASSIEPCGEGEEYLKLLQLKNKLQSEGLFDRKIPMPRSIKKIGVVTSADGAAIYDIISVVRRRDKSVNIALYPVKVQGIGAEIEISQAIKELDEYPEVDCILVTRGGGSFEDLSAFNTEEVARSVAECKKFIVSAVGHEIDYTLCDFAADLRMPTPSAAAEILTKNVQEIVYDLKNDVKYLNKYINELFDYNTSELKYSIYNLSSAIQNKLYLGRDKILSKANKLQNISFFNDKYNELNQNILRLKANDPKKILSLGYAKVYKDNKSINSIQDINKGDNINLFFADGKTTANISDTPQKYKTDEATL
- a CDS encoding bifunctional 5,10-methylenetetrahydrofolate dehydrogenase/5,10-methenyltetrahydrofolate cyclohydrolase codes for the protein DNEASKIYVRNKIKACNETGIKSYAYYLQETTEENEILQLIEALNNDSNIHGILVQLPLPSHINEKKIIAAINPEKDVDGFCAVNLGKLFMGEKDVLAPCTPSGIIEILKRSNIEICGKKAVIVGRSNIVGKPTALLMLRENATVTIAHSKTQDLGEITSTADILIVAAGKQELISPSMVKKGAVVIDVGIHRTDDGLKGDVQFDGVSKVVKAITPVPGGVGPMTIAMLLKNTLIAAKKLIKA
- the dxs gene encoding 1-deoxy-D-xylulose-5-phosphate synthase — translated: MPILDRINGPQDIKSLDIYELKLLSEEIRKCLIDTITVTGGHLASNLGVVELTLALYYVFNPPYDKFIWDVGHQAYIHKILSGRKDRLNTIRSYQGLSGFPNRDESEYDIFNTGHASTSISAGLGIARGRDIKHENYNVISIIGDGAMTGGMAFEALNDLGASKTKMIIILNDNNMSISPNVGGLNKYLSRVRLSKNYASLKLKTLKIINQLPIVGKPLGRMLNRARDNLKFALINGKMFEQFGLKYIGPIDGHDLESIIEFLNHSKEIDEPVLLHIITQKGKGLPCAEKNPVEYHGLSSAHNLSNGHSFSKAFGKTLSRLASQNQSITAITAAMAEGTGLEIFQKNHPDRFFDVAICEEHAVTMAAGLAASGLKPYVAIYSTFLQRSFDQILHDVCLMKLPVTFCLDRAGIVGADGVTHQGIYDLSYLSIMPDMTITSPKDIKELEMILEWSVDFKAPLAIRYPKDSVINIDIHTPIEYGKWEYIQSSKSNIFVIATGGQMLKLSLEIAKELENKNINLNIINARFIKPLDYAFLDNLSDESYIITMEDNILQGGLGASIANYLVEKNKKFKIKHYAMPKKVAILGTIEEVYKALGFTAEKISKELLDFIG